In Dyadobacter sp. NIV53, a single window of DNA contains:
- a CDS encoding alpha/beta hydrolase translates to MKSFCLFITLIFGSFVFCYGQITPTGIPDTTFTLISSFQHEQKNHPEIVISDSTMPTNVTAFRNVLYLTTPEKKLYLDVYRPAGKPEKVLTTVLMIHGGGWRSGNRSHNNTLARQLAARGFVAVTADYRLSTDALYPAAVNDLKTAVSWLRENAGKYGVDTNKIAVLGFSAGGQLAALIGTTNDNNIYKSAIRNHSSSVQAIVDIDGTLAFIHPESGEGDDSRSTSAATYWFGYPKNQKPELWHQAGALNHVSSQTPPILFLNSSVARMHAGRDDMIKKMNAFNIYTEVHSFPEAPHTFMFFDPWFKPTLNYIDDFLKRILL, encoded by the coding sequence ATGAAGTCATTTTGTCTGTTCATTACTTTAATATTTGGAAGTTTCGTTTTCTGTTACGGACAAATCACCCCAACAGGAATTCCTGATACTACCTTTACCCTAATCAGTTCTTTTCAACATGAACAAAAGAACCATCCCGAAATCGTTATTTCGGATTCAACCATGCCGACTAATGTAACTGCTTTCAGAAATGTTTTGTACCTGACAACGCCCGAAAAAAAACTATATCTGGACGTTTATCGCCCGGCTGGCAAACCGGAAAAAGTGCTGACAACCGTCCTGATGATCCATGGCGGCGGCTGGCGTTCAGGTAACAGATCACATAACAATACACTGGCACGGCAACTGGCTGCACGTGGTTTCGTGGCTGTAACTGCTGATTACCGCCTTTCTACTGACGCGCTGTATCCGGCTGCCGTCAATGACCTTAAAACTGCCGTGAGCTGGCTGCGGGAGAATGCAGGAAAATATGGGGTTGATACGAATAAAATTGCTGTGCTTGGTTTCTCAGCAGGAGGCCAGCTGGCAGCGCTGATCGGTACGACCAATGATAACAACATCTATAAATCAGCAATTAGAAATCATTCAAGCAGTGTTCAGGCTATTGTTGATATTGATGGAACACTGGCATTTATACATCCGGAATCCGGTGAGGGCGATGATTCGCGTTCAACTTCTGCCGCGACTTATTGGTTCGGTTACCCTAAAAACCAGAAACCTGAGCTCTGGCATCAGGCGGGGGCGCTTAACCATGTTAGCTCACAAACTCCGCCAATTCTTTTTCTGAACAGTTCAGTAGCCCGGATGCACGCCGGACGGGATGATATGATCAAAAAAATGAATGCTTTCAATATTTATACCGAAGTCCACTCCTTTCCCGAAGCACCGCATACTTTCATGTTTTTCGATCCCTGGTTCAAACCAACGCTGAACTACATTGATGATTTCCTGAAACGTATTTTACTTTGA
- a CDS encoding TlpA disulfide reductase family protein, translated as MDNGRKSQFFYDMDFILGYENESFQDEYLTFLTKQSKDRKEVLSVLLEMALVDPEYKDELEQYYNSSSMTNSFASYWSDAINKGAKDAYPIVLNAIDKQSFSSTALAGKWILVDFWGTWCVPCREEHPDLQKLYDSTIIKNPDHISLMTIACFDQDGKVSAYMKEKSYSFPVAMSDNKIEKTYLVQGYPTKILITPAGKYITIPYNIDWVSFVRKYTGLN; from the coding sequence ATGGATAATGGCAGAAAATCGCAGTTTTTTTATGATATGGACTTTATACTGGGTTATGAAAATGAGAGCTTTCAGGACGAATATCTGACATTTTTAACCAAACAATCGAAGGACAGAAAGGAGGTGTTATCTGTACTTTTGGAAATGGCGCTCGTCGACCCGGAATATAAAGATGAGCTAGAACAGTATTATAACAGCAGTTCCATGACAAACAGCTTCGCTTCCTATTGGTCGGATGCCATTAATAAGGGAGCAAAAGATGCGTATCCGATCGTGCTGAATGCCATTGATAAACAATCATTTTCAAGTACAGCGTTAGCAGGAAAATGGATTCTTGTCGATTTTTGGGGAACCTGGTGCGTACCATGCCGTGAAGAGCACCCTGATCTGCAAAAATTGTATGACTCTACCATTATAAAGAATCCGGATCATATATCGCTGATGACCATTGCATGTTTTGATCAGGACGGAAAGGTATCAGCCTATATGAAAGAAAAAAGCTATTCTTTCCCGGTAGCCATGTCAGATAATAAAATTGAAAAAACTTATCTGGTTCAGGGTTATCCAACCAAGATACTGATCACTCCGGCCGGGAAATACATCACCATTCCATATAATATAGATTGGGTCAGTTTTGTGAGAAAATATACCGGTTTAAATTAA
- a CDS encoding c-type cytochrome, which produces MKRKVWIAGTLVLSMLIVTCQVAKQNSKGQILSTTPASVDSVPLFTADPSPQHLTPEQSLKSFRLPKGYHLELVASEPMVREPVAIAWDGDARMYVAEMNTYMQDVEGTGEHAQSSRVLLLEDTDNDGKMDKRSVFIDSLLLPRMILCVGHELLVNETDTYDIFSYKDTNGDGKADVKRPVYTPGKKSPGNLEHQRSGLDWNVDNWIYMTVDPVRFRYTNGILKADSIPSGSGGQWGLTHDNYGRLYFSSAGGEVPAMGFQINPIYGRMDFKDQYTEEFNRVWPIIKTPDVEGGLKRLTADTTLNHFTAICGQVIFRGDRLPADLSGDLLISEPVGRLIRRAKVTNIDGKITLENAYQKEEFIASKDMNFRTVNMYTGPDGCLYLVDMNRGIIQEGNWTGPNSYLRPQIKRLGLDKNIQHGRIYRLVYDGMKPGPKPHLLTEPADKLVTYLAHPNGWWRDNAQKELIIRNDKSVIPALKLIAAGQDNKWIKSPSPLARLHALWTLEGLNALEKATILTALKDTDPEVKRAAIRLSEPFLLRSDEEILAGLSNLKSDKSSDVRMQLVLSLSYGKSAPAKSLTKEILAASAGNEAITRAQTSIDKNEDVKKFGQRLGRLNEADRNMVLNGAVIYKSLCISCHGADGKGLTSQAAPPLVGSKRLGRNTDAGVRILLHGLTGPVDGQTYASDMPAMADNDDKWIASVLSYVRNEFTQAPPIQPADVKTIREQTAGRTKPWTLEELSPK; this is translated from the coding sequence ATGAAAAGAAAAGTATGGATTGCCGGAACGCTGGTTTTGTCAATGCTGATTGTTACCTGCCAGGTAGCAAAGCAAAACAGCAAGGGCCAGATCCTGAGTACAACGCCCGCATCAGTAGATTCAGTACCGCTTTTTACCGCCGATCCGTCCCCGCAACATCTGACACCCGAGCAAAGTTTAAAGTCATTCCGTCTACCCAAAGGCTACCATCTTGAACTCGTTGCGAGTGAACCGATGGTACGTGAACCGGTTGCCATTGCGTGGGATGGCGATGCCAGGATGTATGTAGCCGAGATGAATACCTACATGCAGGACGTGGAAGGTACCGGCGAGCATGCCCAAAGCAGCAGGGTATTATTGCTCGAAGACACTGATAATGACGGCAAAATGGACAAACGTTCTGTCTTTATTGACAGTCTGCTTTTACCCCGGATGATCCTGTGTGTTGGCCATGAATTGCTGGTGAATGAAACGGATACTTATGATATTTTCAGCTATAAAGATACCAATGGTGATGGAAAAGCAGATGTAAAAAGGCCGGTTTATACCCCGGGCAAAAAGTCGCCGGGCAATCTGGAACACCAGCGCAGCGGCCTGGACTGGAATGTTGACAACTGGATTTATATGACTGTTGACCCTGTTCGTTTTCGGTATACCAACGGCATTTTAAAGGCGGATTCTATTCCCAGCGGTTCAGGCGGTCAATGGGGATTAACCCATGACAATTACGGCCGGCTTTATTTTTCTTCGGCCGGCGGTGAAGTACCGGCCATGGGTTTTCAGATCAATCCTATATATGGAAGAATGGATTTTAAGGATCAGTACACGGAGGAGTTTAACCGGGTTTGGCCCATTATAAAAACGCCAGATGTAGAAGGAGGCCTAAAAAGACTAACGGCTGATACAACACTCAATCATTTTACGGCAATTTGCGGCCAGGTTATTTTCCGCGGAGACCGGCTGCCAGCTGATCTTTCGGGTGATTTGCTGATCAGTGAACCGGTTGGCAGGTTAATCCGCCGTGCAAAAGTGACCAACATAGACGGAAAAATAACGCTCGAAAATGCCTACCAGAAAGAAGAATTCATTGCTTCCAAGGATATGAATTTCCGGACTGTTAATATGTACACCGGTCCGGATGGCTGTCTTTATCTGGTTGATATGAACCGCGGGATTATCCAGGAGGGAAACTGGACGGGGCCGAATAGTTATCTTAGGCCGCAGATCAAACGTCTGGGGCTGGACAAGAATATCCAGCACGGGCGTATATACAGGTTGGTGTATGATGGAATGAAACCCGGCCCAAAACCACATTTACTGACTGAACCGGCCGACAAACTGGTTACTTATCTGGCTCATCCCAATGGCTGGTGGCGGGATAATGCACAAAAAGAGCTGATTATAAGAAATGACAAATCAGTAATTCCGGCGCTGAAATTAATTGCGGCCGGCCAGGATAACAAATGGATCAAATCACCATCTCCCCTCGCCCGCCTGCATGCACTCTGGACGCTGGAAGGTTTGAACGCACTCGAAAAAGCAACCATTTTAACCGCATTGAAAGACACAGATCCGGAAGTAAAGCGCGCGGCGATCAGGTTAAGCGAACCTTTTTTACTACGCTCCGACGAAGAGATTTTGGCAGGATTATCCAATCTGAAAAGCGATAAAAGCAGTGATGTCCGCATGCAGCTTGTCCTGTCATTGTCTTACGGAAAATCGGCTCCGGCGAAATCACTTACGAAGGAGATCCTGGCCGCATCAGCCGGAAATGAAGCCATAACCCGTGCCCAGACAAGTATTGATAAAAATGAAGATGTGAAAAAATTTGGCCAGCGTTTGGGCAGATTAAATGAGGCAGATAGGAATATGGTTTTAAATGGAGCGGTTATTTACAAGTCGCTTTGCATTTCCTGTCATGGTGCCGACGGAAAAGGATTAACGAGCCAGGCTGCCCCACCGCTGGTAGGTTCAAAACGACTGGGAAGAAATACAGATGCCGGAGTCCGGATTTTATTACACGGACTTACCGGCCCGGTAGACGGACAAACCTACGCCAGTGACATGCCCGCCATGGCCGATAACGACGACAAATGGATAGCATCTGTATTGAGTTATGTAAGAAATGAGTTCACCCAGGCACCTCCTATCCAGCCGGCAGATGTGAAAACCATCAGAGAGCAAACCGCAGGACGTACCAAACCATGGACCTTGGAAGAATTATCGCCGAAATAG